CCCGACTCCTCGGCGGGCGGCGACTCGGCGGGTGTCGTGGTGCCGGGCGTCAGCCAGCGGCGGCGGGCGATCGTGCGCAGGCCCGCCCGCGGGTCGCCCAGGAGCAGTCGCCACCCCTTCGCCCGGCGGGCGTGGAGCTGGATGTCGTACTCCAGCATGAAGCCGTAGCCGCCGTGGTAGTGCAGGCCGGCGCCGGCGGCCCGCTCGGCCGTCTCGCCGCAGAACCAGAACGCCTGGGCCGCCAGCGCTGCGGCGTGCGGCTCGCCGTGCTGCGCCGCCCACGCCGACTCGTAGGCCAGCAGCCGGGCCCCGTCCGTGGCCGTGTGCACGTCGGCCAGCGTGTGCTGGACGCTCTGGAACGAGCCGATCGGCACGCCGAACTGGTGGCGGTCCTTCACGTACTGCACGCCGATGTCGAGCGCCGCCCGCGCCAGGCCCGCCAGGGCCGTGGCCGTGAGGATCCGCCACTCGTCGAGCGCACGGTCGAACAGCTCCGTGGCTGTCGTTCCCGCGGCCAACACCGTTCGGTTGCCCAGGTCGACATCGCCCACCGGCCCGTCGTGCAGAGTCTTCCGTGCCTGCCGGGGTGGGTCGATCGCGGCCACCAGCTCGTCGCCGTCGAGCGCCACCACCACCTGGGCGACTGCACCACCCGGCACCAGCCGGCCGTGGGAGTGGAGCGCGAAGCCGGCCGGAGCTCCCGCGACCTGGCGGCCCAGGGCATCCGCCGCAGCCGTTCCCTCGCAGCGAGCCAGCAGCCGGGCGACCACCATGGTCTCGACCAACGGGGCGCTGCCCAGGTGATGGCCGTGCTGCTCGGCCACCACCGCCAGGTCGGTCAGAGTCGCCCCGCCGCCGCCGTGCGCCTCGGGCACGCCCATCGTCGGGATGCCCATCCGGCCGAGGGCGTCCCACAGCGACGGGTCGAAGCCGTCGGTCGCCTCGGCGGCGCGCACCCGCTCGGGATGCGACTCCTTGGCGTACAGACGCCCCACGGCCTCCTGAAGCGCGAGCTGGTCTGCGGAGAGCGAAAGGTCCATGCCTGTCCCAGGTGTCCGTGTTCTTAGAATCTGACGGTGTGTCAGATATTGTGTCACCCATGCGGAGCAAGGCACCAGGAGCTGACCAGTGACCCGTTCTCTCTTGTCGGGGGTCCGCATCGTCGAGTGCTCGTTGTTGGGGCCGGCGGCGATCACCACCCACCTGGCCGACATGGGCGCGGACGTGATCAAGGTGGAGCCGCCGTCGGGGGACTACGTCCGCGACATGACGTGGCCGATCGTCGAGGGCGTGTCGCTGATGCACCTCCACGTGAACCGGGGCAAGAAGTCGGTGGTGCTCGACCTCCGCACCGAGGGCGGCCAGGCGGTGTTCCGCGACCTGGTGCGCGACGCCGACGCCGTGGTGGAGGCGATGCGGCCCGGCGGCCTGGAGCGCCGCGGCCTGGGCTACGAGGCGTTGCGGGAGGTCAACCCCCGCATCGTGTTCGTGACGATCTCGGGGTTCGGCCTCACCGGCCCCTACCGCGACATGCCCAGCCACGGCCTGGCCTACGACGCCTGGGCCGGCATCTTCAACCCGGAGACCGACGACGACGGCTTCGTCGCCATCCCCGAGCACGCCTCCATCGGCATCCACGCCGGACCGCTGTTCGGGGCGCTGGGGCTGCTCGCCGGCGTGGTGCAGGCCCGGGAGACCGGCGAGGGCTGCCGCCTGGAGATCGCCCAGTCGGACGCGGCCGCCGCCATGGACTGGCTGCGCAGCGAGACGTGGAAGGCCTACGAGCGCCCCGACGACGAGGTGACGGGCAACCGCTCGGACGACTACGCGCGCCGCGCGCCCGGCACGGCGGGCATGCGCCACGGCGTGCGCTACCAGATCTACGAGTCGAAGGACGGCTACGTGCTGTTCCAGGCGTCGGAGCGGGAGTTCTGGAAGAACTTCTGCGCCGGCGTGGGCCGCGAGGACCTCTTCGAGCGCTTCCCCGGCGCCCGCATCGCCGACCACGCCCCCGGCAACCGGGTGCTGCAGGCGGAGCTGCGCGACATCTTCTCGACCCGCACGAGCGCCGACTGGATCGCCTTCGGCGAGGCGCACAACACTCCGATCGCTCCGGTGAACACCCCGCAGACGCTGGCCGACGATCCCCAGTTCCAGGACCGGATGGGCTGGATCGGCCGTGAC
This genomic interval from Acidimicrobiales bacterium contains the following:
- a CDS encoding CoA transferase yields the protein MTRSLLSGVRIVECSLLGPAAITTHLADMGADVIKVEPPSGDYVRDMTWPIVEGVSLMHLHVNRGKKSVVLDLRTEGGQAVFRDLVRDADAVVEAMRPGGLERRGLGYEALREVNPRIVFVTISGFGLTGPYRDMPSHGLAYDAWAGIFNPETDDDGFVAIPEHASIGIHAGPLFGALGLLAGVVQARETGEGCRLEIAQSDAAAAMDWLRSETWKAYERPDDEVTGNRSDDYARRAPGTAGMRHGVRYQIYESKDGYVLFQASEREFWKNFCAGVGREDLFERFPGARIADHAPGNRVLQAELRDIFSTRTSADWIAFGEAHNTPIAPVNTPQTLADDPQFQDRMGWIGRDRLGAEQLPSPLKVVGDDLPEPTHAPTVGEHTDAVLRDALGYDDETIAALRDGGALG
- a CDS encoding acyl-CoA dehydrogenase, with amino-acid sequence MSARWVVIAAGPNNEHSTMRTPDKRERVTGQLLVPCSAWVTQYLTHRQILRTRTPGTGMDLSLSADQLALQEAVGRLYAKESHPERVRAAEATDGFDPSLWDALGRMGIPTMGVPEAHGGGGATLTDLAVVAEQHGHHLGSAPLVETMVVARLLARCEGTAAADALGRQVAGAPAGFALHSHGRLVPGGAVAQVVVALDGDELVAAIDPPRQARKTLHDGPVGDVDLGNRTVLAAGTTATELFDRALDEWRILTATALAGLARAALDIGVQYVKDRHQFGVPIGSFQSVQHTLADVHTATDGARLLAYESAWAAQHGEPHAAALAAQAFWFCGETAERAAGAGLHYHGGYGFMLEYDIQLHARRAKGWRLLLGDPRAGLRTIARRRWLTPGTTTPAESPPAEESGEATGMDFGLDPASLALQQEVRAFLAEHLTPDIVERSLDTGTMHDWGLHRKLCERGYLAAGWPTDVGGLGHSVIATTTLMQELYRAGAPIDAMNMAAMVGATLLLRGTDEHRHEVLPRILAGEVLCALGYSEPDAGSDVAATQTRAVRDGDQWIVNGQKMFTTMAHEAEYVFLLTRTNPDAPKHKGLTMFLVPMSSPGIEVTPVETLGGERTNITFYTDVEVPDSCRVGDVDDGWSVMHAALVYERASANWGEPAQLLERAASWAAEPAGDTGRPRPIDDPINQERLARWDTELEVGRLLLYRSAWMAATGALPLVEGSMAKLALTEAFATASSDLLDMIGTNALIPRGERATVSEGHFEHAFRHAMVTTIYGGSSEVQREIIAQRGLGLPRSR